The following proteins are encoded in a genomic region of Gossypium hirsutum isolate 1008001.06 chromosome D05, Gossypium_hirsutum_v2.1, whole genome shotgun sequence:
- the LOC107903554 gene encoding norbelladine synthase, producing MLYINPENCRNRETRESFQGLKQAKFQRKRMLKQFSLVFFVLLACYNGVNSQELKHITKELEVNAPASEAWELYRKLGLLKLIDLKLTNIFQSTEVLKGDGGVGTVVKLTFVPGNSSYTEKFTVMDDQRRVKETKGLEGDCLAIGCSVQILEFEIIEKSQNSSIIKSTISYAVKEEFQAKDPKPSIQIVEAIVQSSKKFLERNN from the exons ATGCTCTATATAAACCCTGAAAATTGCAGAAATAGAGAAACCAGAGAATCATTCCAAGGTTTAAAGCAAGCAAAATTCCAAAGAAAAAGAATGCTGAAGCAATTCTCATTGGTTTTCTTTGTTCTGTTAGCTTGCTACAATGGGGTTAATTCTCAGGAACTGAAGCATATTACGAAGGAGCTTGAAGTGAATGCGCCTGCAAGTGAAGCTTGGGAACTTTATAGGAAGCTTGGCCTCCTAAAACTTATTGATCTTAAGCTGACAAATATTTTCCAAAGCACTGAGGTTTTGAAGGGTGATGGTGGGGTCGGAACTGTTGTCAAACTCACTTTCGTTCCAG GGAATTCAAGTTATACAGAGAAATTCACTGTGATGGATGACCAAAGGAGGGTGAAAGAGACAAAAGGCTTGGAAGGCGATTGTCTAGCTATTGGTTGCTCAGTTCAAATCCTTGAATTTGAAATAATAGAGAAATCCCAGAACTCAAGCATCATAAAATCTACCATTTCATATGCTGTCAAGGAAGAATTTCAAGCCAAGGATCCAAAGCCTAGCATCCAAATCGTAGAAGCTATTGTACAAAGTTCCAAGAAGTTCCTTGAGAGAAACAATTAA